From one Melioribacteraceae bacterium genomic stretch:
- a CDS encoding phosphoribosylaminoimidazole carboxylase has protein sequence MNKKNIYKDIPSSIKDELFELIDQTEHLKIERIISDGHHSPQNFWYDQEMNELVFLLQGCAVIEYENGTKLNLEVGNYVKIKAHEKHRVVETSNTGKTIWLAIHY, from the coding sequence ATGAACAAAAAAAATATTTACAAGGATATTCCTTCTTCAATTAAGGATGAGCTATTTGAGTTAATAGACCAAACAGAACATCTTAAAATTGAACGTATTATATCGGACGGACATCACTCTCCCCAAAATTTTTGGTACGATCAAGAAATGAATGAACTCGTATTTTTACTACAAGGTTGTGCCGTAATTGAATATGAAAATGGAACCAAGTTAAATTTAGAAGTAGGCAACTATGTAAAAATTAAAGCTCACGAAAAGCACAGAGTTGTCGAAACGAGTAATACCGGCAAAACAATTTGGTTAGCAATTCATTATTAA
- a CDS encoding ATP-binding protein: MKHYVSKIGFKLISVVGATSLIIIGVYGFIAIKSQQSVLLDEVERHGNQLSEALKKSMHFEMLANNRESIHNMINTIGEEPSIKQVRIFNKAGEIIYSAENNDIGKMVDMQGESCFACHAKDEPLTRLSMNERTRIFRDEAKGIRVLGIINPIYNEVNCYNAPCHAHTENQTVLGVLDITLGLEDIDKQISKSELNILLFSIISIVGISLIIIFFIRRWVVKPVSLLVTATKNVAAGNLQYTIDKTQNDELGMLATSFNNMTHKLAEARMQLFQSDKMASLGKLAAGVAHEINNPLTGVLTYSSFLLKRTKDNPEFQEDLKVIVRETKRSREIVKGLLDFARQSVPKKNKADINEIIDRAYTVIENQLTMNKVKFERDYQPDLPTIIVDSNQMQQVFINLIVNASDAIGSGGGNIKVSTKLIELSPFGVIQIKKAECGKRHNLLDDHHKIDGLPSIKLLAEQDEKDGLINLNATYGKKDHDAEMIVNTNKPFSLECPTCSISLLDENEKCPECNSPIYKIETPGEGQLKGCINKNCYWQLWPQVESSGRREFIQITIEDNGSGIPQENLSKIFDPFFSTKGQKGTGLGLAVIWGIIDNHDGNIKVESKVNVGTKFIISLPMEPIRKQ, from the coding sequence ATGAAACACTATGTAAGTAAAATAGGGTTCAAATTAATTTCGGTTGTTGGGGCCACTTCCCTTATTATTATTGGAGTTTACGGATTTATTGCTATCAAATCTCAACAATCCGTGTTGCTGGATGAGGTAGAACGTCACGGTAATCAATTGAGTGAAGCATTAAAGAAAAGTATGCATTTTGAAATGCTTGCAAACAACCGTGAAAGTATTCATAACATGATTAATACAATCGGCGAAGAACCTTCAATTAAACAAGTAAGAATATTTAATAAAGCCGGAGAGATAATTTATTCGGCCGAAAATAATGACATCGGTAAAATGGTTGACATGCAAGGCGAAAGCTGCTTTGCATGTCATGCCAAAGATGAACCTCTTACACGTTTATCAATGAACGAGCGAACAAGAATATTTAGAGATGAAGCTAAAGGAATTCGTGTACTTGGAATTATAAATCCAATTTATAATGAAGTGAATTGTTATAATGCTCCTTGTCACGCGCATACTGAAAATCAAACTGTACTTGGCGTTCTTGATATAACCTTGGGCTTAGAAGATATTGATAAACAAATATCAAAAAGTGAATTAAACATATTACTATTCTCAATAATTTCGATTGTAGGGATTAGCTTAATAATTATTTTCTTCATACGCCGTTGGGTTGTAAAACCGGTTAGTTTACTTGTAACTGCGACAAAAAATGTTGCTGCGGGTAACCTTCAATATACAATTGATAAAACACAGAATGACGAACTAGGTATGCTTGCGACTTCGTTTAATAATATGACACACAAACTTGCAGAAGCTAGAATGCAATTGTTTCAATCTGATAAAATGGCTTCGCTTGGCAAATTAGCAGCCGGTGTTGCACACGAAATTAATAATCCATTGACCGGAGTTTTAACTTACAGTAGTTTTTTGTTAAAAAGAACAAAAGATAATCCCGAATTTCAAGAAGACTTAAAAGTAATTGTTCGCGAGACAAAAAGAAGTCGTGAAATTGTTAAAGGACTTCTCGATTTTGCTAGACAATCGGTTCCAAAGAAAAATAAAGCTGATATAAATGAAATAATTGATCGAGCTTATACGGTTATCGAAAATCAGCTAACTATGAATAAAGTTAAATTCGAAAGAGATTATCAACCTGATCTTCCGACAATTATTGTTGATTCTAATCAGATGCAGCAAGTTTTTATAAACTTAATTGTAAATGCGTCGGATGCAATCGGTAGCGGTGGCGGAAATATAAAAGTAAGTACAAAACTTATTGAACTTTCACCTTTCGGTGTTATTCAAATTAAAAAAGCCGAATGCGGTAAGCGACACAATCTGTTGGACGATCACCATAAGATTGACGGACTTCCTTCGATAAAATTATTAGCTGAGCAAGATGAAAAAGATGGATTGATTAACCTTAACGCAACTTACGGGAAAAAGGATCATGATGCTGAGATGATAGTCAATACAAATAAACCTTTCTCACTTGAATGCCCAACTTGCAGTATTTCTTTACTTGATGAAAATGAAAAATGTCCCGAATGCAATTCACCAATCTATAAAATTGAAACTCCGGGCGAAGGTCAATTAAAAGGATGTATAAATAAAAATTGCTATTGGCAATTATGGCCACAGGTTGAATCAAGTGGAAGAAGAGAATTTATTCAAATAACAATTGAAGATAACGGAAGTGGAATCCCTCAAGAAAATCTATCCAAAATTTTTGATCCGTTTTTCAGCACAAAAGGTCAAAAAGGCACCGGGCTTGGTCTAGCCGTTATATGGGGAATTATTGATAATCATGATGGCAACATAAAAGTGGAAAGCAAAGTTAATGTCGGCACAAAATTCATAATAAGTTTACCAATGGAGCCGATTAGAAAACAATGA
- a CDS encoding response regulator has protein sequence MALLIVIIAFVCFIIADMLIRKYLESHKAKKAREEREAVLKQSFNLDVSHEAKTLKRAEVENPKAKILAVDDEQVILDSFRKILVLDGYSVDTVETGQEALGLIQKHHYDFVFTDLKMPQMSGEDVCKSVKHLRPDIDVIIITGYATVESAVETMKYGAMDYVQKPFTEEELIEMVKKFVIKRHDRIQKQIKPKVHITHLSYKDDPKSTEFFIPGGVFISDAHCWCSVNQDGTVKTGIDDFAKKLLGKVDNIEMPNLGMAVTKDQTLFNITAGGKIFHFKSPITGKVAKVNTELLEDLEKLDITPYEKNWICSLDADNLDTELPNLKIGNSAVAFYQEEIDEAQKIIKSKLVAKSKMKEDDTENVLQFGVLNQFTDLEANEFAEKFFA, from the coding sequence ATGGCACTACTAATTGTAATTATTGCCTTCGTCTGCTTTATCATTGCCGATATGTTGATAAGAAAATATCTTGAATCGCATAAAGCAAAGAAAGCTCGTGAAGAAAGAGAAGCCGTTTTAAAACAAAGTTTTAATCTCGATGTTTCTCACGAGGCTAAAACATTAAAACGAGCCGAAGTTGAAAATCCAAAAGCAAAAATTCTAGCTGTAGATGATGAGCAAGTAATTCTGGATAGTTTTCGTAAAATTCTTGTTCTTGATGGATATTCTGTCGATACGGTTGAAACCGGACAAGAAGCATTGGGATTGATTCAAAAGCATCACTATGATTTTGTATTTACCGATCTTAAAATGCCTCAAATGAGTGGTGAAGATGTTTGTAAATCAGTTAAACATTTACGTCCGGATATCGATGTTATAATTATTACAGGTTACGCAACTGTTGAGTCAGCTGTTGAGACAATGAAATACGGAGCAATGGATTATGTTCAAAAACCATTTACAGAAGAAGAACTTATCGAAATGGTTAAGAAGTTTGTAATCAAACGACATGATAGAATTCAAAAGCAGATTAAGCCAAAAGTTCATATTACGCATTTAAGTTATAAAGATGATCCGAAGAGTACGGAATTCTTTATACCGGGCGGTGTGTTTATTTCGGATGCACATTGCTGGTGTTCCGTTAACCAAGATGGAACTGTTAAAACCGGAATTGATGATTTCGCTAAAAAATTACTCGGCAAAGTTGATAATATTGAAATGCCGAATCTTGGAATGGCTGTGACTAAAGATCAGACTTTATTTAACATAACTGCCGGTGGAAAAATTTTCCATTTCAAATCTCCAATTACCGGGAAAGTTGCAAAAGTTAATACAGAGCTCTTAGAAGACTTAGAGAAACTTGATATTACACCTTATGAGAAGAATTGGATCTGTTCACTTGACGCAGACAATCTTGATACAGAATTACCGAATTTAAAGATTGGGAATTCTGCGGTTGCTTTTTATCAAGAAGAAATTGATGAAGCTCAAAAAATAATTAAATCAAAGTTAGTTGCTAAAAGCAAAATGAAAGAAGACGATACAGAAAACGTATTACAGTTTGGCGTGCTAAACCAATTTACAGATTTAGAAGCAAATGAATTTGCTGAAAAATTCTTTGCTTAA
- a CDS encoding PspC domain-containing protein yields the protein MKLKRANDRYLGGVCGGIAEYLKVNPNFVRIIWSLVTLFSAMIPGLIVYIILWIIMEPPEE from the coding sequence ATGAAATTAAAACGTGCAAATGATAGATATCTCGGCGGTGTTTGCGGAGGAATCGCCGAATATCTAAAAGTTAATCCAAATTTTGTAAGAATAATTTGGTCTCTTGTAACATTATTTTCTGCAATGATTCCGGGATTAATTGTTTACATTATTCTGTGGATTATCATGGAACCGCCCGAAGAGTAA
- a CDS encoding response regulator, which yields MKEKQLKILIVDDEQVVVDSLEKICALEDFQTSFALTAEDGLSLLSKDKFDLILSDIMLPEMNGFEFLETLQLRKIETPVIMITGYSTLENAVKALNEGAIDYIPKPFEVDEILSALYRAKNFIRIRYKVKEEETTDIVYVNCPSKYFRLGLFSWVHITDEGSALVGATDLFLKTIDNYNNLTLKEIEEEIYQGSSCAKLIEDDVYIHDLLAPISGKIIERNEAVINNNSIIEKDPFFNGWLYRVIPTDIEYEMKNLSSCSSDQI from the coding sequence ATGAAGGAAAAACAATTAAAAATATTAATTGTGGATGATGAACAAGTTGTTGTTGATTCTCTAGAAAAGATTTGTGCTTTAGAAGATTTCCAAACATCTTTTGCATTAACCGCAGAAGATGGTCTTTCACTTCTTTCAAAAGATAAATTTGATTTGATTCTCTCAGATATAATGCTGCCGGAAATGAATGGTTTCGAATTTTTAGAAACGCTTCAATTAAGAAAAATCGAGACACCTGTTATAATGATCACAGGCTATTCAACATTAGAGAATGCTGTTAAAGCTTTGAATGAAGGAGCGATTGATTATATCCCAAAACCATTTGAGGTAGATGAAATACTAAGCGCTCTTTATAGAGCCAAAAATTTTATTCGTATTAGATATAAAGTCAAAGAAGAAGAAACTACTGATATAGTTTATGTTAATTGTCCATCGAAATATTTCCGGCTTGGGCTATTCTCTTGGGTTCACATAACAGATGAAGGTTCAGCTTTAGTAGGAGCAACGGATTTATTCTTAAAGACAATTGATAACTATAACAATCTCACATTAAAGGAAATCGAAGAAGAAATTTACCAAGGAAGCTCTTGTGCAAAATTAATTGAAGATGATGTTTATATCCATGATTTGCTTGCACCAATTTCCGGTAAAATTATTGAACGAAATGAAGCTGTAATTAACAATAATAGCATAATAGAGAAAGATCCGTTTTTTAATGGTTGGTTGTATAGAGTTATACCCACTGACATTGAATATGAGATGAAAAATTTATCTTCATGCAGTTCGGATCAGATATAA
- a CDS encoding chorismate mutase, whose translation MSKKLNQIDKLRGEINKIDSSLLDLFSKRRELSKEIIKAKDLNDLPIRDEKREKELLNRLINEGKQKGLEAEYVSRIFYEVIENSVRLQQKYIQQQANKRDRKKKKIKVAIQGIEGSYSYLTAQRFFNDYEDSIEFVGEERFEEVAKAVENGEADYAILPIENTTSGGINEVYDILLHTTLSIVGEEKFKVEHCLCCTEEIPLEKIKKIYAHYQAAAQCSGFIDTLNNPTLEYFADTAMSVKRISEEKNKFHAAIASEEAAKVFGVKILKKNIANQPENFTRFLICARKPISIDKRVPSKTSIVMATAHTAGALVEGLMTFRKYNINLTKLESRPILGNPWEEMFYLDLEGNLSDKNVQKAIHELTPFTRFLKILGSYPSKDLPKTKIIDE comes from the coding sequence ATGTCAAAAAAATTAAATCAGATAGATAAGCTCCGTGGAGAAATCAACAAAATTGATTCTTCCTTGCTGGATTTATTCTCCAAACGAAGAGAACTAAGCAAAGAAATTATTAAAGCGAAAGATCTTAATGATTTACCGATCCGTGATGAAAAGAGAGAGAAAGAACTTCTCAATAGATTAATTAATGAAGGAAAACAAAAAGGTCTTGAAGCGGAATATGTTTCTCGCATATTCTATGAAGTGATTGAAAATTCTGTAAGACTTCAACAAAAATACATACAGCAGCAAGCAAATAAGAGAGACAGGAAGAAGAAAAAAATTAAAGTTGCCATACAAGGTATTGAAGGTTCATACAGCTATTTAACTGCACAAAGATTCTTTAATGACTATGAAGATTCAATCGAATTTGTGGGCGAAGAAAGATTTGAGGAAGTCGCAAAAGCAGTTGAAAACGGTGAAGCAGATTATGCAATCCTTCCGATTGAAAATACTACATCCGGTGGCATCAATGAAGTTTATGATATATTGCTTCATACAACTTTATCTATAGTAGGGGAAGAAAAATTTAAAGTAGAACATTGCCTTTGTTGTACGGAAGAAATTCCGCTTGAAAAAATCAAAAAGATTTATGCACATTACCAAGCAGCCGCGCAGTGTAGTGGTTTTATAGACACACTTAATAATCCCACCCTGGAATATTTTGCAGATACTGCAATGTCAGTAAAAAGAATTAGTGAAGAAAAAAATAAATTTCATGCGGCAATAGCCAGTGAAGAAGCAGCGAAAGTATTTGGGGTGAAAATTTTAAAGAAGAACATCGCAAATCAGCCCGAAAATTTCACTCGATTTTTAATTTGTGCACGCAAACCGATATCAATTGATAAAAGAGTTCCGTCTAAAACTTCTATAGTGATGGCTACCGCCCACACAGCCGGAGCTTTGGTTGAAGGATTAATGACTTTCCGGAAATATAATATCAACTTGACAAAATTAGAATCCAGACCGATACTCGGGAATCCGTGGGAAGAAATGTTCTACTTGGATTTGGAAGGAAATTTATCCGATAAGAATGTTCAAAAAGCAATTCATGAATTAACACCTTTCACAAGATTCTTAAAAATTCTCGGAAGCTATCCTTCCAAAGATTTACCAAAGACAAAGATTATTGATGAGTAG
- a CDS encoding DUF819 family protein, which translates to MFENTLIDSNQTWILWSILLLAAYFGIWAEKTKIGSRLSGAVVAILTTFVLSNLSIIPAVSEVYDTVWSYLVPLAIPTLLFKANLKRIIKEAGPTLIAFCFGAIGTVIGTIISFNIVSLGDEGWRLAGIFCSTYIGGSMNYVAAAEALQLMSGDLLTAGIAADNLVMTLYFLLLFAIPSFTFLQKRFKTHHEDNAQNVDSSKMQSVSDVSELSLSNLAKALAISTSVCAVGFLLQDITGIKGSGILIITAIVVFLATAFHNAMGEIKGADKVGTFLMQIFFAAIGASANIAIVIEFGPVLFIFAAIILSIHLLFLLTAGKIFKLDLAEIVIASNANMGGPTTAAAMAVARKWESLVIPAILVGTLGYAIATFIGTGVGYWLQP; encoded by the coding sequence GTGTTTGAAAACACTTTAATAGATTCCAACCAAACGTGGATTCTTTGGTCAATTCTTCTTCTTGCAGCTTATTTCGGAATTTGGGCTGAGAAGACAAAAATAGGTTCGCGTTTATCAGGTGCGGTTGTAGCAATTCTAACAACTTTTGTTTTATCTAATTTGTCAATTATTCCCGCAGTATCGGAAGTTTATGATACTGTCTGGTCTTACCTTGTTCCGCTGGCAATTCCGACACTTTTATTTAAAGCAAACTTAAAGCGCATTATAAAAGAAGCCGGACCAACTTTAATCGCGTTTTGTTTCGGAGCTATTGGTACGGTAATCGGAACAATAATTTCTTTTAATATAGTTTCACTTGGAGATGAAGGCTGGCGATTAGCCGGAATATTTTGCTCAACTTATATCGGCGGCTCAATGAATTATGTTGCAGCAGCCGAAGCGCTTCAATTAATGTCGGGCGATCTTCTTACAGCCGGAATTGCCGCGGATAATTTGGTTATGACTCTTTACTTTCTTTTATTGTTCGCCATTCCATCGTTTACTTTTCTTCAGAAGAGATTTAAAACCCATCATGAAGATAACGCACAAAATGTCGATTCATCAAAAATGCAATCCGTCAGTGATGTTTCCGAATTAAGTTTATCTAATCTCGCAAAAGCTTTGGCAATTAGTACATCTGTTTGCGCTGTTGGTTTTTTATTACAAGATATTACCGGTATTAAAGGCAGCGGAATTTTAATAATAACAGCAATTGTTGTTTTTTTAGCAACAGCTTTTCACAATGCGATGGGAGAAATTAAAGGAGCCGACAAAGTAGGTACATTTTTAATGCAAATATTTTTTGCAGCAATTGGGGCGAGTGCAAACATTGCAATTGTAATTGAGTTTGGACCGGTTCTATTTATTTTTGCTGCTATTATTTTATCAATTCACTTACTATTCTTATTAACTGCGGGAAAAATTTTCAAACTTGATTTGGCAGAAATCGTTATAGCTTCGAATGCTAACATGGGCGGCCCCACAACCGCGGCGGCAATGGCAGTGGCAAGAAAATGGGAAAGCTTGGTTATACCGGCAATTTTAGTTGGGACTTTAGGTTATGCAATTGCTACATTTATAGGTACCGGAGTTGGTTATTGGTTACAACCTTAA
- a CDS encoding cytochrome c3 family protein: MKKLKTHIALLFFVIGFVFTINAQSHKNMNFSCNTCHACDTPTKSDPCLIECPREMMITVYQSPEESPDIIVLNKMKSVEDLYEPVQFTHRLHAEMAGMSNGCEMCHHYNPPGNVVSCSQCHSASRVRQDISKPDLKAAFHRQCIDCHKQWEEKVECKSCHELNSSGKSAFDKKTQTTDRVHPKIIEPTKIVYDSKEYESTLVTFFHNEHTSLYGFECASCHKNESCAACHDKKTPVKDVEMEFTVKHQKCASCHETEDNCESCHRTEELKPFNHKQRTGFDLGKYHNKLGCVKCHTTSQVYTGLNSNCNSCHENWAPDNFDHRIVGLSLSENHIEWTCDVCHENNDFKKTPVCSTCHDEDITYPDYEPGERL; the protein is encoded by the coding sequence ATGAAAAAATTAAAAACACATATAGCATTATTATTTTTTGTGATTGGATTTGTATTTACAATCAATGCACAATCTCACAAGAATATGAATTTTAGTTGTAATACTTGCCACGCTTGTGATACACCGACAAAATCGGATCCCTGTTTAATCGAATGTCCTCGAGAAATGATGATAACTGTTTATCAATCTCCTGAAGAATCTCCAGATATCATTGTATTGAATAAAATGAAATCCGTTGAAGATTTATATGAACCTGTTCAATTTACACATAGACTTCATGCGGAAATGGCCGGAATGTCGAACGGATGTGAAATGTGCCATCACTATAATCCTCCCGGAAATGTAGTATCATGCAGCCAATGTCACTCCGCATCGAGAGTTAGACAAGATATTTCCAAACCGGATTTAAAAGCAGCGTTTCACAGACAATGTATTGACTGCCATAAACAATGGGAAGAAAAAGTTGAATGTAAAAGTTGTCACGAATTGAATTCAAGCGGTAAATCAGCTTTCGATAAAAAAACACAAACTACCGATAGAGTTCATCCGAAAATTATAGAGCCGACAAAAATCGTGTATGATTCGAAAGAATATGAATCGACCCTTGTAACTTTCTTCCATAATGAACACACCTCTTTATACGGATTTGAATGTGCTAGTTGCCATAAGAACGAAAGTTGTGCAGCTTGTCATGATAAGAAGACACCGGTTAAAGATGTTGAAATGGAATTCACCGTTAAGCATCAGAAGTGTGCATCTTGCCATGAAACGGAGGACAATTGTGAAAGTTGCCACAGAACTGAAGAGTTAAAACCCTTCAATCATAAACAGCGAACCGGTTTCGACTTGGGAAAATATCATAATAAATTAGGCTGTGTGAAATGTCATACAACTAGTCAAGTATATACAGGTTTAAATAGCAATTGTAATTCATGCCATGAAAACTGGGCTCCTGATAATTTTGATCACAGAATTGTTGGTCTGAGTTTAAGTGAAAATCATATTGAGTGGACTTGCGATGTTTGTCATGAAAATAATGACTTCAAGAAAACTCCGGTTTGTTCAACTTGTCACGATGAAGATATAACTTATCCCGATTATGAACCGGGAGAAAGATTGTAA
- a CDS encoding 4Fe-4S dicluster domain-containing protein, whose translation MGKQTRRDFLKVSAALGGTVAGLSALSPKEAKAADMKNLSEDRMGVLVDTTVCIGCRRCEWMCKKTHGYDAGDIETYSDEEVFNKMRRPHNEGYTVVNRYDNPDQPYHPINVKVQCMHCDQPACVSACIVGAFSKKEDGSVIWDTGMCIGCRYCMVACPFQIPTFEYDKAIEPDIRKCDFCHERTAEGLLPGCVEICPVEALTYGKRRDLIAIAEKRMELYPDRYINKIYGHTEVGGTSWMYMASRDFHEFDFPKLKNNPAPGVSESIQHGIFAYFVPPIALYALLGGIMWVSKNKEKKHGEDE comes from the coding sequence ATGGGAAAACAAACAAGAAGAGATTTCCTAAAAGTATCTGCCGCATTAGGAGGAACAGTTGCAGGTTTGAGTGCACTTTCTCCCAAAGAGGCAAAGGCTGCCGATATGAAAAATCTATCCGAGGATAGAATGGGTGTGCTTGTAGATACTACTGTATGTATAGGATGTAGAAGATGTGAATGGATGTGTAAAAAAACACATGGTTACGATGCCGGCGATATCGAAACTTATAGCGACGAAGAGGTATTCAACAAGATGCGTAGACCTCATAACGAGGGTTATACCGTTGTTAACCGCTATGATAATCCGGATCAACCATATCATCCGATTAATGTAAAAGTTCAATGTATGCATTGTGATCAACCCGCATGTGTTTCGGCTTGTATTGTCGGTGCTTTTTCAAAAAAAGAAGATGGTTCGGTTATTTGGGATACCGGTATGTGTATCGGCTGTCGATATTGTATGGTTGCCTGCCCCTTCCAAATTCCAACTTTCGAGTATGACAAAGCTATTGAACCTGATATTAGAAAATGCGATTTCTGCCATGAAAGAACTGCCGAGGGATTACTGCCCGGTTGTGTAGAAATCTGTCCTGTTGAAGCTCTCACTTATGGTAAAAGACGAGATCTAATTGCGATCGCAGAAAAAAGAATGGAATTATATCCTGATCGTTACATCAACAAGATTTATGGTCATACCGAAGTAGGCGGAACATCTTGGATGTACATGGCAAGTAGAGATTTCCATGAATTTGATTTTCCAAAACTCAAAAATAATCCCGCTCCCGGTGTATCCGAATCAATTCAGCATGGAATTTTTGCTTACTTCGTTCCACCGATTGCTCTTTATGCTTTACTTGGAGGAATTATGTGGGTCTCAAAAAATAAAGAAAAGAAACATGGGGAGGATGAATAA
- the hybB gene encoding Ni/Fe-hydrogenase cytochrome b subunit, producing MEHNLQPIPVKHKYFTPGVIFIAIIAAIGMTFLLGRFLFGLGAVTNLDNFYPWGIWIGLDVAAGVALAAGGFTTAALGHIWHRDKYEVLVRPALLTALLGYTFVAFGVFTDIGRWYYIWHPLIMWNGNSALFEVGICVMFYLTVLYIEFLPMVTERFMGKVNLPGFLKAFNKIVDKILHVLDRTLNKVMWIFIIAGVVLSCLHQSSLGTLMIIAGEKMHPLWQTPVLPLLFLLSAFSVGFPMVIMESLTASKSFGMKPEKEVLTSLSRFVGPLLGVYLAAKLGDMFIRESFVYLAEINTASIMFTVEMVIGVIIPLRMFLSPAVRENTTGLYIASMLVIFGVLLNRFNNFVIAYDPPYTDASYFPSVGEIFVTLGFVALEILLYRAFVMIFPIISQPVKGAIQKAKYAIKGA from the coding sequence ATGGAACATAATCTACAACCTATCCCCGTAAAACATAAATATTTCACTCCTGGAGTAATATTTATAGCAATTATTGCTGCAATCGGGATGACATTTTTATTAGGAAGATTTTTATTCGGACTCGGTGCTGTTACAAACTTGGATAACTTTTATCCATGGGGAATTTGGATCGGGTTAGATGTTGCTGCCGGTGTTGCTTTAGCTGCCGGTGGTTTTACAACTGCCGCACTTGGTCACATTTGGCATCGCGATAAATATGAAGTTTTAGTGAGACCTGCTTTACTAACCGCCTTACTAGGCTATACATTTGTCGCATTCGGAGTATTTACAGATATCGGTAGATGGTATTATATCTGGCATCCGCTTATTATGTGGAACGGTAACTCCGCACTTTTTGAAGTAGGTATTTGCGTTATGTTTTATCTAACTGTTCTATATATTGAATTTCTTCCGATGGTGACGGAAAGATTTATGGGAAAAGTTAATCTACCCGGTTTCTTAAAAGCGTTTAATAAAATTGTTGATAAAATTCTCCATGTGCTGGATAGAACTCTTAACAAAGTAATGTGGATATTTATTATTGCCGGTGTAGTTCTTTCGTGTTTACATCAATCTTCTCTCGGCACATTAATGATTATTGCCGGTGAAAAAATGCATCCATTATGGCAAACTCCAGTATTACCGCTTCTATTTTTATTATCAGCATTTTCAGTCGGATTTCCAATGGTAATTATGGAGTCACTAACGGCATCAAAATCATTTGGTATGAAACCCGAGAAAGAAGTTCTAACTAGTTTATCAAGATTTGTAGGACCATTGCTTGGAGTTTATCTCGCTGCTAAACTTGGCGATATGTTCATCCGCGAATCTTTTGTTTATCTAGCTGAAATAAATACAGCAAGTATAATGTTTACTGTTGAAATGGTAATAGGAGTTATTATACCGCTAAGGATGTTTCTCTCGCCTGCCGTTAGAGAAAACACGACGGGACTCTATATTGCTTCGATGTTGGTAATATTCGGAGTTCTCTTAAATCGGTTTAATAATTTTGTGATCGCATATGATCCGCCTTATACCGATGCATCTTACTTCCCATCAGTTGGTGAAATATTTGTAACATTAGGATTTGTTGCTCTAGAAATTCTTCTTTATAGAGCATTTGTAATGATATTCCCGATTATCAGTCAGCCTGTAAAAGGTGCAATTCAAAAAGCTAAATATGCAATCAAAGGTGCATGA